One window from the genome of Amaranthus tricolor cultivar Red isolate AtriRed21 chromosome 9, ASM2621246v1, whole genome shotgun sequence encodes:
- the LOC130823244 gene encoding SKP1-like protein 11: MTSSSSSMMIRLKSIEGEIFELEEMVALQMGRINTFLLNVVHEECCTRILFPVKLTSLILSKIICYCQKHARQPNNHQELKNWDKQFIEDNINFLIDIIHAVDYLQIKSFRDNFPFFF; this comes from the coding sequence AtgacatcttcatcttcatcgaTGATGATAAGACTAAAGAGCATAGAAGGAGAAATATTCGAATTAGAAGAAATGGTGGCATTGCAAATGGGAAGAATCAACACTTTTTTATTAAACGTTGTTCATGAAGAATGCTGCACAAGAATATTGTTTCCTGTTAAACTAACATCACTCATTCTATCCAAGATTATCTGTTACTGTCAAAAACATGCCCGACAACCTAATAATCATCAAGAGCTCAAGAATTGGGATAAACAATTCATTGAagataatattaattttcttattgaTATAATTCATGCTGTTGATTATTTGCAGATCAAGTCTTTCAGGGataattttccatttttcttttaa